In Mycolicibacterium mucogenicum DSM 44124, the following are encoded in one genomic region:
- a CDS encoding NADH-quinone oxidoreductase subunit G produces MTVTEPAKDAAAVEMVSLTIDDQQISVPKGTLVIRAAELIGVQIPRFCDHPLLDPVGACRQCLVEVEGQRKPLASCTTTVTPDMVVHTQVTSEAADKAQHGVMELLLINHPLDCPVCDKGGECPLQNQAMSNGRSDSRFEDVKRTYPKPINLSAQVLLDRERCVLCARCTRFSNQVAGDPFIELLERGALQQVGIGGDDPFDSYFSGNTVQICPVGALTGTAYRFRARPFDLVSSPSVCEHCASGCAQRTDHRRGTVLRRLAGDDPEVNEEWNCDKGRWAFTYATQGDRITTPLIREADGAQRPASWPEAVAVAVRGLSAAGARTGVLVGGRLTTEDAYAYAKYARIVLGTNDIDFRNRVHSDEEAQFLATSVAGQPMRVTYADLEQAPVVLLVAFEPEDESPIVYLRLRKAFRKHGLKVVAVAPFASRGLEKMGGTLISAAPGREPRALDAVEVLPPGSVILTGERLAGVPGGFSAVARLAERTGAAVGWVPRRAGERGALEAGAAPNLLPGGRSVTDVPSRTEVAVAWHVDELPDAPGRDTTAILAAAAVGDLEAVLVAGVELADLPDPELAQQSLGAAKFVVSMEVRRSAVTDLAHVVFPVAPVVEKAGSFVNWEGRHRAFGAALPPATRADMGVLAALADEHCIDLGLRDVAAVRNEMNRLGCWTGPRPAAPEFTAPPNPVPGAGQAVLAGWRMLLDAGRLQDGEPHLAATARPAVARLSPDTAASVGASETLTVSTDRGSLTLPLEITDMPTGVVWLPLNSPGSTVHATLGVAPGAVVSISGAAT; encoded by the coding sequence ATGACGGTCACCGAGCCGGCGAAAGACGCGGCCGCGGTCGAGATGGTCTCGTTGACCATCGACGACCAGCAGATCAGTGTGCCCAAGGGCACGTTGGTGATTCGCGCGGCCGAACTCATCGGCGTCCAGATTCCCCGGTTCTGCGACCACCCCCTGCTCGACCCGGTGGGCGCCTGCCGGCAGTGCCTCGTCGAGGTGGAGGGTCAGCGGAAACCGTTGGCGTCGTGCACCACCACGGTCACACCCGACATGGTCGTGCATACCCAGGTGACGTCAGAGGCCGCCGACAAGGCACAGCACGGTGTGATGGAACTGCTGCTGATCAACCATCCGCTGGACTGCCCCGTCTGCGACAAGGGCGGCGAATGCCCGCTGCAGAACCAGGCGATGTCCAACGGCCGCAGTGATTCTCGCTTCGAGGACGTCAAGCGCACCTACCCCAAGCCCATCAATCTGTCGGCGCAGGTCCTGCTCGACCGGGAACGCTGCGTGCTGTGTGCGCGCTGTACCCGGTTCTCGAATCAGGTCGCCGGTGACCCGTTCATCGAGCTGCTGGAACGTGGCGCGCTGCAGCAGGTCGGCATCGGCGGCGATGATCCGTTCGACTCGTACTTCTCCGGCAACACCGTGCAGATCTGTCCCGTCGGCGCACTGACCGGGACCGCGTACCGGTTCCGGGCCCGGCCTTTCGACCTGGTCTCCTCCCCCAGCGTCTGCGAACACTGCGCCTCGGGCTGTGCGCAGCGCACCGACCATCGCCGCGGAACGGTATTGCGCCGCTTGGCCGGTGACGATCCCGAGGTCAACGAAGAGTGGAACTGCGACAAGGGCCGCTGGGCCTTCACCTACGCCACGCAGGGTGATCGGATCACCACGCCGTTGATCCGCGAGGCCGACGGCGCCCAGCGCCCGGCATCGTGGCCGGAAGCGGTCGCTGTCGCGGTGCGCGGCCTGTCGGCGGCCGGCGCCCGGACCGGTGTGCTGGTCGGCGGACGACTCACCACCGAAGACGCCTACGCGTATGCGAAGTACGCGCGGATTGTGCTGGGCACCAACGACATCGACTTCCGCAACCGGGTGCACAGCGACGAGGAAGCCCAGTTCCTGGCGACCTCCGTCGCCGGTCAGCCGATGCGGGTGACGTACGCCGACCTGGAGCAGGCGCCCGTCGTGCTGCTCGTCGCGTTCGAGCCGGAAGATGAATCGCCGATCGTCTACCTGCGGCTGCGCAAGGCCTTCCGCAAGCACGGCCTGAAAGTTGTTGCGGTGGCGCCGTTCGCGAGCCGCGGCCTGGAGAAGATGGGCGGCACCCTCATCTCCGCCGCACCCGGCCGCGAACCCCGCGCACTCGACGCCGTCGAAGTGTTGCCGCCCGGTTCGGTCATTCTCACCGGTGAGCGGCTGGCGGGCGTGCCCGGCGGCTTCTCCGCCGTGGCCCGCCTGGCGGAGCGTACGGGCGCGGCCGTCGGCTGGGTGCCGCGGCGGGCCGGCGAGCGCGGTGCGCTGGAAGCCGGTGCGGCCCCAAATCTGTTGCCCGGCGGCCGTTCGGTGACCGATGTGCCGTCACGCACCGAAGTTGCCGTCGCCTGGCACGTCGACGAACTGCCCGACGCCCCGGGCCGCGACACCACCGCGATCCTCGCCGCCGCAGCCGTCGGCGACCTCGAGGCCGTCCTGGTCGCCGGGGTCGAACTGGCCGACCTGCCCGACCCGGAACTCGCGCAGCAGTCGCTCGGTGCCGCGAAGTTCGTGGTGAGCATGGAGGTACGCCGCAGCGCCGTCACCGACCTCGCGCACGTCGTGTTCCCGGTGGCACCTGTCGTCGAGAAGGCCGGCAGCTTCGTGAACTGGGAAGGGCGACACCGTGCATTCGGCGCGGCGCTGCCGCCCGCCACGCGCGCGGACATGGGGGTGCTGGCCGCGCTCGCCGACGAACACTGCATCGATCTGGGTCTGCGCGACGTCGCGGCGGTGCGCAACGAGATGAACCGCCTGGGGTGCTGGACCGGACCCCGGCCCGCCGCACCGGAGTTCACCGCGCCCCCGAACCCGGTGCCCGGTGCGGGACAGGCGGTCCTCGCCGGCTGGCGGATGCTGTTGGATGCCGGGCGCCTGCAGGACGGCGAACCTCATCTGGCCGCCACGGCGCGTCCGGCGGTCGCCCGGTTGTCGCCTGACACGGCCGCGAGCGTCGGCGCGTCCGAAACCCTCACGGTCAGCACCGATCGCGGCAGTCTCACCCTGCCCCTCGAGATCACCGACATGCCGACCGGCGTGGTGTGGCTGCCGCTGAACTCGCCGGGGTCGACGGTCCACGCGACGCTCGGCGTCGCCCCCGGTGCGGTCGTCTCGATCAGCGGAGCGGCGACATGA
- the nuoF gene encoding NADH-quinone oxidoreductase subunit NuoF, protein MTLAPVLSRHWDQPQSWTLQSYVRQGGYQALRAVLRMQPAEVIALVKDSGLRGRGGAGFPTGTKWSFISPDDGRPHYLVVNADESEPGTCKDIPLMLASPHALVEGAIIASYAIGARHAFIYVRGEVVPVLRRLQGAVAEAYANGYLGTNIAGTGYDLDLVVHAGAGAYICGEETALLDSLEGRRGQPRLRPPFPAVAGLYACPTVVNNVESIASVPSVIRGGVDWFRSMGSDKSPGFTLYSLSGHVTRPGQYEAPLGISLRELLEYAGGVRAGHQLKFWTPGGSSTPMLTPEHLDVPLDYEGMAGVGSMLGTKALQIFDETTCVVRAVRRWTQFYAHESCGKCTPCREGTYWLAQIYARLENGQAQAADLDKLLDISDAILGKSFCALGDGAASPIMSSLKYFRDEYVAHLNGGCPFDQHAATLFATEGAGA, encoded by the coding sequence ATGACACTCGCGCCGGTGCTGAGCAGACATTGGGATCAGCCGCAATCGTGGACGCTGCAGAGTTACGTGCGGCAGGGCGGCTACCAGGCATTGCGGGCGGTATTGCGGATGCAACCCGCCGAAGTCATTGCGCTGGTCAAGGATTCCGGACTGCGCGGCCGCGGCGGCGCGGGTTTCCCCACGGGGACCAAATGGTCCTTCATCTCGCCCGACGACGGCCGTCCGCACTATCTGGTGGTCAACGCCGACGAATCCGAACCCGGGACGTGCAAGGACATTCCGCTGATGCTGGCCTCGCCGCACGCGCTGGTGGAAGGCGCGATCATCGCGTCGTACGCCATCGGCGCCCGGCACGCATTCATCTACGTGCGCGGTGAGGTGGTTCCAGTCCTGCGCCGTCTACAGGGTGCCGTCGCCGAGGCCTACGCGAACGGCTACCTCGGCACCAATATCGCCGGCACCGGGTACGACCTGGATCTGGTGGTTCACGCCGGGGCGGGTGCGTACATCTGCGGCGAGGAGACCGCGCTGCTCGACTCCCTGGAGGGCCGCCGCGGCCAACCGCGGTTGCGTCCGCCATTCCCCGCGGTCGCCGGGCTGTACGCGTGCCCGACCGTAGTCAACAACGTCGAATCGATCGCCAGTGTCCCGTCGGTGATCCGCGGTGGGGTCGACTGGTTCCGGTCCATGGGGTCCGACAAGTCGCCCGGCTTCACGCTGTACTCGCTGTCCGGTCACGTCACCCGGCCGGGGCAATACGAAGCCCCCCTGGGGATTTCGCTACGCGAACTGCTCGAGTATGCCGGCGGGGTGCGGGCCGGGCACCAGCTGAAGTTCTGGACACCGGGCGGATCGTCGACGCCGATGCTCACGCCCGAACATCTGGACGTCCCGCTGGACTACGAAGGCATGGCCGGGGTCGGCTCGATGCTGGGCACCAAGGCACTGCAGATTTTCGATGAGACCACCTGCGTGGTGCGGGCCGTCCGGCGGTGGACCCAGTTCTACGCGCACGAATCCTGCGGCAAGTGCACGCCGTGCCGCGAGGGCACCTACTGGCTGGCGCAGATCTATGCCCGGCTGGAGAACGGACAGGCCCAGGCGGCCGATCTGGACAAACTGCTCGACATCTCCGACGCCATCCTCGGCAAGTCGTTCTGCGCCCTCGGCGACGGTGCGGCCAGCCCGATCATGTCTTCGCTCAAGTACTTCCGCGACGAGTACGTCGCGCACCTGAACGGCGGCTGCCCGTTCGACCAGCACGCCGCCACGCTCTTCGCCACGGAAGGAGCGGGCGCATGA